In a single window of the Daphnia carinata strain CSIRO-1 chromosome 4, CSIRO_AGI_Dcar_HiC_V3, whole genome shotgun sequence genome:
- the LOC130694689 gene encoding cyclin-dependent kinases regulatory subunit-like, translating into MSYKNIYYSDKYYDDKYEYRHVQLPKDLAKLVPKSHLMTEAEWRGLGVQQSQGWIHYMIHQPEPHILLFRRPITTPPMEEKES; encoded by the exons ATGTCGTACAAGAATATCTATTATTCGGACAAATACTACGACGACAAATATGAATACAG GCATGTTCAACTTCCAAAGGATCTTGCCAAACTTGTACCGAAAAGTCATCTAATGACGGAGGCCGAGTGGAGAGGGCTTGGTGTCCAGCAAAGCCAAGGCTGGATTCACTACATGATTCATCAACCTG AGCCTCACATTCTGTTGTTCCGACGCCCAATCACCACACCCccaatggaagaaaaagaatcataA
- the LOC130695208 gene encoding uncharacterized protein LOC130695208, with protein sequence MQRRSFSHKRVDSFHSFNAAKTKSAPLKSEWGENFIMDRCGLPCVPSLKGRENVQFISLQHNLICRIDSLASFRMLKVLNLYDNKIERISGLDTLTSLRVLMLGKNRLKTTEGLESLQSLDILDLHGNQIAALTGISRLRTLRVLNLAANSLKKLPSLDGLLALEELNAKRNRICKIVPEVAHAKRLERLYLSNNELRRLDDLSPLSFLNGLKELSLDGNPLTFNANYVLYAVSSMRSLVLLDQNVISCGLRAEAETWSSQRLPASTASSQMDKINPIVTVQHKASASGVAIGTIKSSGMSSKFHQRNVAVVRPMSTTHQPEQDHHETPPQAEGLTGQVGSPPIAHEPPRCHSPGPMASPLNRVWSGAVTLRGASPSDRSPSRRWCATRQRLVFRFSLRPPTAEWNEKIERRTTGKRTTSSGGGGSSNCNRRRDRSRVAIEFDDSSSSWNSDSDDSDTASTASTQSRKPAARLPCRVSTAPTASGATMNLSRGVSSSKAPTSLANQKLSATIGMNIKEQLRDLRIIVGEEEVHITGLNIVRMLHNMHWSADEVDLFHMIVFYGLSFDQLCPHYASIRKLFPNLRNFAFRKMAIPPTLRQINALAKLESSSWFRWTISVETLVPTPEPLRAAWKLYAIYRLHPFGLDQIDGEPIGPEDVANAEDHYDTLDALVLLTAPSTAIRRQFDRFHDAGQSPSSSSSSSGSSDVGGAACQQQQQSRDNEYGLLMRKRAIRATFQPFKETKHLRNRTAHLKYIAEYGMEVAIKLSFLSQNWERLLTDMVETAADEVQDEAVYKRTKMAQMRSNSNA encoded by the exons ATGCAGAGGAGATCGTTTTCACATAAGAGGGTGGATTCGTTCCACTCGTTCAATGCcgcgaaaacaaaatctgcaCCACTCAAGAGCGAATGGGGAGAAAACTTCATTATGGACAG GTGCGGTCTGCCATGCGTGCCTTCGCTCAAGGGCCGCGAAAACGTCCAGTTCATTTCCCTACAGCACAATTTGATCTGTCGGATCGATTCTTTGGCCTCCTTCCGGATGCTCAAAGTGCTGAACCTCTACGACAACAAAATCGAACGGATATCGGGTCTTGACACGCTCACCTCTCTTCGAGTGTTGATGCTCGGTAAAAACAG ATTGAAAACGACGGAAGGGCTGGAGTCGTTGCAGAGCCTCGACATTTTGGACCTGCACGGCAACCAGATCGCCGCTCTGACGGGTATATCGCGCCTCCGGACTTTGCGTGTGCTAAATCTGGCGGCCAATTCCCTCAAGAAGCTGCCCTCCCTTGACGGACTCCTCGCTCTCGAGGAGCTCAACGCCAAACGCAACCGAATCTGCAAGATCGTGCCGGAAGTGGCACACGCCAAGCGGCTCGAACGGCTCTACTTGAGCAACAACGAACTGCGTCG GCTGGACGACCTGAGCCCGTTGAGTTTCCTCAACGGATTGAAGGAGCTCTCGCTGGACGGCAACCCGCTGACTTTTAACGCCAACTACGTCCTGTACGCGGTCAGTTCGATGCGTTCGCTCGTTTTACTCGACCAAAATGTCATCTCTTGCGGACTGAGAGCCGAGGCGGAGACCTGGTCGTCTCAGCGCTTGCCGGCCAGCACAGCCAGCAGCCAAATGGACAAGATCAACCCGATTGTGACTGTCCAACACAAGGCTTCTGCTTCCGGCGTTGCCATCGGCACGATCAAGAGCTCCGGCATGTCCAGCAAGTTCCACCAGCGCAATGTCGCCGTCGTCCGGCCCATGAGCACGACACATCAGCCGGAACAAGACCATCACGAGACTCCGCCACAAGCGGAAGGTTTGACGGGGCAGGTTGGCAGCCCCCCGATTGCCCACGAACCGCCCCGTTGTCATAGCCCGGGTCCGATGGCATCGCCATTAAATCGTGTTTGGTCAGGAGCGGTGACCCTCCGCGGCGCAAGTCCTTCCGACAGATCGCCTTCTCGGCGATGGTGTGCAACGCGGCAGCGCCTCG TCTTCCGTTTCAGTCTCCGCCCACCGACAGCCGAATGGAACGAGAAAATCGAAAGGCGGACCACCGGAAAGCGAACGACCAGCAGCGGCGGTGGcggcagcagcaattgtaacaGACGACGCGATCGATCGCGTGTCGCCATCGAGTTTGACGATTCTTCCAGTTCGTGGAATTCCGACTCGGACGACTCGGATACGGCGTCCACCGCGTCCACGCAGTCCAGGAAACCGGCCGCCAGGTTGCCCTGCCGCGTTTCAACTGCACCGACGGCCAGCGGTGCGACGATGAACTTGAGTCGCGGCGTCTCGTCGAGCAAAGCGCCGACGTCGTTGGCCAATCAGAAGCTGAGCGCCACGATTGGGATGAACATCAAAGAGCAGTTGCGCGACCTGCGGATTATCGTCGGCGAAGAGGAGGTGCACATTACCGGTTTGAACATTGTCCGCATGCTGCACAACATGCACTGGTCGGCCGATGAAGTGGATTTGTTTCACATGATCGTCTTTTACGGCCTCAGCTTCGATCAGCTGTGTCCGCATTACGCGTCCATCCGCAAACTGTTCCCCAACTTGCGCAATTTCGCCTTCCGCAAGATGGCCATCCCGCCGACGTTGCGTCAGATCAACGCCCTGGCCAAACTGGAAAGCTCGTCGTGGTTTCGATGGACCATCAGCGTCGAGACGCTCGTCCCAACGCCAGAGCCGTTGAGGGCCGCCTGGAAGTTGTACGCCATTTATCGGTTGCATCCATTCGGATTGGATCAGATCGACGGAGAGCCGATTGGACCCGAAGACGTGGCCAATGCCGAGGACCACTACGATACGCTCGATGCTCTTGTCTTGTTAACAGCGCCATCAACGGCCATCCGGAGACAATTTGATCGGTTCCACGATGCTGGACAAAGTccgtcatcgtcgtcttcttcttctggatCTTCGGACGTTGGCGGGGCTGCgtgccaacagcagcaacagtcaCGTGATAACGAGTACGGCCTCTTGATGAGGAAGCGAGCCATTCGTGCCACGTTTCAACCGTTCAAG GAAACGAAGCACTTACGAAATCGTACAGCGCATCTGAAATACATTGCCGAGTACGGTATGGAAGTGGCCATCAAGTTGAGTTTCCTGTCCCAAAACTGGGAACGTCTTTTGACCGACATGGTGGAAACTGCAGCAGACGAAGTGCAAGACGAAGCTGTTTACAAGAGGACCAAGATGGCTCAGATGAGGAGCAACTCGAATGCCTGA